A single genomic interval of uncultured Pseudodesulfovibrio sp. harbors:
- a CDS encoding glycosyltransferase family 39 protein gives MKKIASHIWNVLEDHPWLTMIFGVFAQTWFSLSNRALWFSDEVRYANAYQNLAVNGKWMVLALNGQAYPDKPPIYFWFLWLIDKITPADMPTVFFLGAALSGLMFLAAAYYLARTLGFDRTVSLGGVLILLSTFFLAALFHYSRMDLMFAALIVLSHACFFKAFSSEQQGRWPLYGFLIGGVATLVKGPLGFIFPLLTCAVYLLWKGEIRRFFTRQMAVGLLAMLGVIAAWIVGVMLVEGPSFLIDTVIGKHVIQRATKTFHHREPIQYYLIAFPLAWLPWTLFAFAAPVRKALSLENWGALWAARREAGSRTFLWIMFGATFVFLSSLSGKVLIYILPMFPPLALLTADAMTRLDESRTVRFWTLVAGLWCVFGVGLVVAGDLLPFPVPVRGMGIAACTMLICGGALFAVRKSGWRAGLLCSALALTVWLYPIGLMVAPSLDDAMSPKELSLTMKSFIDKGYAPVAFKVYAGIFTYYAGHDYEETGKWEKLPALLNSHEKVVLAIRKRHWNEWQDRPEHLKIVDEQNVAGMDYLMVIKD, from the coding sequence GTGAAAAAGATTGCCTCCCATATATGGAATGTCCTTGAGGATCACCCGTGGCTGACCATGATCTTCGGCGTGTTCGCGCAGACGTGGTTTTCCCTGAGTAACCGCGCGCTGTGGTTCTCGGATGAAGTACGCTATGCCAACGCCTACCAGAATCTTGCCGTGAACGGGAAATGGATGGTCCTTGCTCTCAACGGGCAGGCCTACCCGGACAAGCCGCCGATCTACTTCTGGTTCCTGTGGCTGATCGACAAGATCACTCCGGCGGACATGCCCACGGTATTTTTTCTCGGTGCCGCGCTTTCCGGGCTGATGTTTCTGGCGGCGGCGTATTATCTTGCCCGAACCCTCGGATTTGACCGTACCGTCAGCCTCGGCGGCGTACTGATTCTGCTTTCGACGTTTTTCCTTGCCGCCCTGTTTCATTATTCGCGCATGGACCTCATGTTCGCGGCGCTTATCGTTCTCAGCCATGCCTGCTTTTTCAAGGCGTTCAGCAGTGAGCAGCAGGGCAGATGGCCGCTGTACGGGTTCCTGATCGGCGGTGTGGCTACACTCGTCAAAGGGCCGCTCGGGTTCATTTTCCCCTTGCTGACCTGCGCGGTCTATCTGCTGTGGAAGGGCGAGATTCGCCGGTTCTTCACTCGGCAGATGGCGGTGGGGCTGCTCGCCATGCTCGGTGTTATCGCCGCGTGGATTGTCGGTGTGATGCTGGTGGAGGGGCCGTCCTTCCTTATCGATACGGTTATCGGTAAGCATGTCATCCAGCGGGCCACCAAGACGTTCCACCATCGCGAACCGATCCAGTATTACCTTATCGCCTTCCCGCTCGCGTGGCTGCCGTGGACGCTGTTCGCCTTTGCCGCGCCGGTTCGCAAGGCGCTGTCTCTTGAGAATTGGGGCGCGCTTTGGGCCGCCCGCCGCGAAGCCGGATCACGAACCTTTCTCTGGATCATGTTCGGTGCGACGTTTGTGTTTCTTTCAAGCCTGAGCGGCAAGGTGCTTATTTACATTTTGCCCATGTTCCCGCCGCTCGCATTGCTGACCGCCGATGCCATGACCCGTCTTGACGAGTCGCGGACCGTTCGTTTCTGGACGCTCGTCGCCGGACTGTGGTGTGTGTTCGGGGTCGGCCTTGTCGTCGCGGGTGATCTGCTGCCGTTCCCGGTGCCGGTGCGCGGCATGGGAATCGCGGCCTGCACCATGCTGATCTGTGGCGGCGCGCTGTTCGCCGTGCGTAAATCGGGTTGGAGGGCGGGATTGCTCTGCTCTGCTCTCGCCTTGACGGTCTGGCTGTATCCCATCGGTCTGATGGTTGCTCCGTCACTCGACGACGCCATGAGTCCTAAGGAACTGTCGCTGACCATGAAGTCCTTTATCGACAAGGGGTATGCGCCGGTCGCGTTCAAGGTGTATGCCGGTATATTTACCTACTATGCTGGGCATGACTACGAGGAAACCGGCAAATGGGAAAAGCTTCCCGCATTGCTTAATAGTCACGAAAAGGTCGTGCTCGCCATCCGGAAACGCCATTGGAATGAATGGCAGGACCGTCCCGAACATCTCAAGATCGTGGATGAGCAGAACGTCGCCGGAATGGACTATCTCATGGTTATCAAGGATTGA
- a CDS encoding BON domain-containing protein, with product MKQSLRHAFFILALGLLLSGCAAYPAVQVAGGAMTGYDAAMLADEYLPRNSVKGGELCGNTDRMLERRLRERLKLNSLGAVSAHVIGRKAYLVGQLSDRNRAKYAVDTALTVQGLKTVTVKFYPKSDYRVARNDTLLLRKLTRRLGETPRLKDIDLRVEVISANAILIGKAGNYDQKTAAVAIASEVGGVREVVDYITVAPAPEADGEKVARK from the coding sequence ATGAAACAGTCTCTTCGCCATGCATTTTTTATCCTAGCTCTCGGCCTTCTGCTGTCCGGTTGTGCGGCCTATCCTGCCGTACAGGTGGCTGGCGGTGCCATGACCGGATATGACGCTGCCATGCTGGCTGACGAATACCTGCCGCGGAACAGCGTGAAGGGCGGGGAGTTGTGCGGCAATACGGACAGGATGCTTGAGCGGCGGTTGCGTGAACGGCTCAAACTCAATAGTCTGGGCGCGGTTTCCGCCCATGTCATCGGACGCAAGGCATACCTTGTCGGGCAGCTGTCAGACCGCAACCGGGCCAAATACGCCGTGGATACGGCCCTCACCGTGCAGGGGCTCAAGACCGTCACCGTCAAATTCTACCCGAAATCGGATTATCGCGTTGCCCGCAACGACACGCTCCTTCTGCGGAAGTTGACTCGCCGTCTTGGTGAAACGCCGCGTCTCAAGGATATCGACCTGCGTGTCGAGGTCATCAGCGCCAACGCCATTCTCATCGGCAAGGCCGGAAACTATGACCAGAAAACCGCCGCCGTGGCCATCGCTTCCGAAGTCGGCGGCGTGCGCGAGGTCGTGGATTACATCACGGTTGCTCCCGCTCCCGAGGCAGACGGCGAGAAAGTCGCCCGGAAGTAG
- a CDS encoding Gfo/Idh/MocA family oxidoreductase: MIKVGVVGLGWMGRVHLRNYTEMADVEVVGVVDVDPKAREEVTEQFGVKAYASLEELLEHDLDAMSVCVPTSLHHETGLKIIEKKINLIIEKPLASTAVEGEELVKKAEAMGVALMVGHVERFNPAVERVKELIGDDVISIQIERVGPYPPRIQDVGVIKDLGSHDIDLIRYLTGSEFKSLYAVSSTSLGKHEDSALITAEMENGVLANISTNWVTPYKGRKINVACESKYIQANLITQEVKEYSAFSTYEKSYSVREWPLMFREPVKEELTQFLAALRNKTEVPITGRDGLEVLKAFDRIFECAK, from the coding sequence ATGATAAAAGTCGGAGTCGTCGGTTTGGGCTGGATGGGCCGTGTCCATCTACGCAACTATACTGAGATGGCAGATGTGGAAGTGGTCGGCGTCGTGGACGTGGACCCCAAGGCCCGTGAAGAAGTCACGGAACAGTTCGGCGTGAAGGCATATGCTTCTCTTGAAGAACTGTTGGAGCATGATCTGGACGCCATGAGCGTCTGCGTGCCGACCAGCCTGCACCATGAGACCGGTCTCAAGATCATTGAAAAGAAAATCAACCTGATCATCGAGAAGCCACTGGCCTCCACCGCAGTTGAAGGCGAGGAGCTGGTCAAGAAGGCCGAAGCAATGGGCGTGGCCCTGATGGTCGGCCATGTGGAGCGGTTCAACCCGGCCGTGGAGCGCGTCAAGGAACTCATCGGCGACGATGTGATCTCCATCCAGATCGAACGTGTCGGCCCGTATCCGCCGCGCATTCAGGACGTGGGCGTCATCAAGGACCTCGGCTCCCATGACATCGATCTCATCCGTTACCTGACTGGTTCGGAATTCAAGTCGCTCTACGCGGTTTCCTCCACTTCCCTCGGCAAACATGAGGACAGCGCCCTCATCACCGCGGAGATGGAAAACGGCGTGCTCGCCAACATCAGCACCAACTGGGTCACCCCGTACAAAGGCCGCAAGATCAACGTGGCCTGCGAATCCAAGTACATCCAGGCCAACCTGATTACGCAGGAAGTCAAGGAATACTCGGCCTTCTCCACCTATGAGAAGAGCTACTCCGTGCGCGAATGGCCCCTCATGTTCCGCGAACCCGTCAAGGAAGAACTCACCCAGTTCCTTGCCGCCCTTCGCAACAAGACCGAAGTGCCCATCACCGGCAGGGACGGTCTTGAGGTGCTCAAGGCATTTGACCGCATCTTCGAATGCGCCAAGTAG
- the lpxB gene encoding lipid-A-disaccharide synthase: protein MRYQLPMQKGNSYGPIWLNVGEASGDLHGAELMKSLKEVHPDVEFTGMGGSAMEAEGMDVRYSMKLISLVGITEILGGLPRILRLLGQIKRTLAEVRPRAIILIDCPEFNFRVAKIARKLGIPVYYYISPQIWAWRSGRANFLREHVRKVICILPFEKAFYEKYGMEVEYVGHPLMDVLPFEELDKIPVQENRIGLLPGSRGKEVSSLLPEFAGAARILQKTHPDLHYVIVRAPGMEKERLLSLWPEDIPVEIVEPADRYAVFRSCKFIMAASGTVTLETALIGTPVLVAYQVSAISMLVAKALVKVDFCSLPNLIMDREVYPEFLQEKAQADVLAHAAGKWLDDADAYAGVKRELIELRSMVGNPGAALRAAKIIIEDLIELGM from the coding sequence ATGCGGTACCAACTACCCATGCAAAAAGGAAATTCATACGGCCCGATCTGGCTTAATGTCGGCGAAGCATCCGGCGACCTGCACGGTGCCGAACTCATGAAGAGTCTCAAGGAAGTCCATCCTGATGTCGAGTTCACCGGCATGGGCGGCTCGGCCATGGAAGCCGAGGGCATGGACGTGCGCTATTCCATGAAGCTCATTTCACTGGTGGGCATCACGGAGATACTCGGCGGGCTGCCGCGTATCCTGCGGCTTTTGGGGCAGATCAAGCGGACTCTTGCGGAAGTGCGGCCCCGTGCCATCATTCTCATCGATTGCCCGGAATTCAATTTCCGTGTTGCCAAGATCGCCAGGAAACTCGGCATCCCGGTCTATTACTATATTTCACCGCAGATATGGGCGTGGCGCTCAGGGCGTGCCAATTTCCTGCGGGAACATGTCCGCAAGGTCATCTGCATCCTGCCGTTCGAAAAGGCGTTTTACGAAAAGTACGGCATGGAGGTCGAGTATGTCGGCCATCCGCTCATGGACGTGCTGCCGTTCGAGGAGTTGGACAAAATCCCGGTGCAGGAAAACCGCATCGGCCTGTTGCCCGGTAGTCGCGGCAAGGAAGTGTCTTCGCTCCTGCCCGAGTTCGCCGGTGCGGCCCGTATCCTCCAGAAGACGCACCCGGACCTGCATTATGTGATCGTCCGCGCACCGGGCATGGAAAAGGAGCGGCTGCTTTCGCTCTGGCCCGAAGATATTCCCGTGGAGATCGTGGAGCCTGCCGACCGGTATGCCGTGTTCCGTTCCTGTAAATTCATCATGGCTGCGAGCGGCACGGTGACGCTTGAAACCGCGCTCATCGGCACTCCTGTGCTGGTGGCGTATCAGGTTTCGGCCATCAGCATGCTGGTTGCCAAGGCATTGGTGAAGGTCGATTTCTGTTCCCTGCCGAACCTCATCATGGACCGGGAAGTCTACCCCGAGTTCCTTCAGGAAAAGGCGCAGGCCGACGTGCTCGCCCATGCCGCCGGAAAGTGGCTCGACGACGCGGACGCCTATGCCGGAGTGAAACGGGAACTGATCGAACTCCGTTCCATGGTCGGCAATCCCGGTGCAGCACTGCGCGCAGCCAAGATCATCATTGAGGATTTGATCGAGCTTGGGATGTAG
- a CDS encoding carboxypeptidase-like regulatory domain-containing protein, which translates to MKQIQKRLGCLCLCLLVFLVANTESAAHGVAYDILDSSHGVGFEVRFSTGDPAAYAEVLVYSPEKNDVEFQNGRTDALGRFVFLPDTPGKWRVEADAGLGHKVRFNVDVDESGIASAQHTTMETVPKSLKAGLGVSLFLNVGLLGLYIRKRSALKKESTS; encoded by the coding sequence ATGAAACAGATACAAAAACGGCTCGGCTGCCTGTGCCTTTGCCTCTTGGTATTCCTTGTTGCAAACACGGAATCAGCAGCACATGGCGTGGCATACGATATTCTGGACTCGTCGCACGGTGTCGGATTTGAAGTCCGGTTTTCCACCGGAGACCCGGCAGCATATGCCGAAGTCCTTGTATACAGCCCGGAAAAGAATGACGTGGAATTTCAAAACGGACGGACCGATGCCTTGGGCCGCTTCGTATTTCTCCCCGACACTCCGGGGAAATGGAGAGTGGAGGCTGACGCCGGTCTGGGTCACAAAGTCAGATTCAATGTCGACGTGGATGAGTCCGGAATTGCATCGGCTCAACACACGACCATGGAGACCGTTCCCAAAAGCCTCAAGGCCGGTCTGGGCGTGAGCCTTTTCCTGAATGTCGGCCTGTTGGGGCTTTACATACGGAAACGGTCCGCGCTCAAAAAGGAGTCCACCTCCTGA
- a CDS encoding DUF4198 domain-containing protein gives MKNRILSCVVALCALLVAASAATAHEFIVKPVQLTAEKDAVIPFSVVSAHVFMISEEMEPIESVEVGLVQDGKKEAVKLTPNEPLMTLDGRITPTKEGMAIVAGHRKGVIWTQTTSGWKQASKKGLKGVISSGKYEKFCKTLLTVGKADDGWKTVLGHRLEIVPMTDPTQARTGDELTFKVLFDGKPATPENVTATYDGFSMTPNTWAYMSEPYGNGMAKVKISHPGTWMVRVQHVVDKPTADYDKHVLRAVLIFKVQ, from the coding sequence ATGAAAAATCGAATTCTCAGTTGCGTTGTGGCGCTTTGCGCCTTGCTGGTTGCCGCATCGGCAGCCACGGCCCATGAATTTATTGTCAAACCGGTGCAGTTGACTGCTGAAAAAGATGCCGTGATCCCCTTCAGCGTGGTTTCCGCTCACGTTTTCATGATCAGTGAGGAGATGGAGCCCATCGAGTCCGTGGAAGTCGGACTTGTTCAGGACGGCAAGAAGGAAGCCGTGAAACTGACCCCCAACGAACCGCTCATGACCTTGGACGGCCGTATCACACCCACCAAAGAGGGAATGGCAATTGTTGCAGGCCATCGCAAAGGCGTCATCTGGACACAGACCACTTCCGGCTGGAAACAGGCTTCCAAGAAAGGACTGAAAGGCGTGATCTCCAGCGGTAAATACGAAAAATTCTGCAAGACCCTGCTCACAGTGGGCAAAGCCGACGACGGCTGGAAAACAGTACTCGGCCATCGCCTCGAAATCGTTCCCATGACCGACCCGACACAGGCCAGAACCGGTGACGAACTGACCTTCAAGGTGCTGTTTGACGGCAAACCGGCAACCCCGGAAAACGTCACCGCCACCTACGACGGGTTTTCCATGACCCCCAACACTTGGGCGTACATGAGTGAACCATACGGCAACGGCATGGCAAAGGTGAAGATTTCCCATCCCGGCACATGGATGGTGCGTGTCCAACATGTCGTGGACAAGCCGACCGCGGATTATGACAAGCATGTGCTCCGCGCCGTGCTGATTTTCAAGGTACAGTAA
- a CDS encoding pyridoxal phosphate-dependent aminotransferase: MSISKRCNDMTPFLVMEILETAQAMERAGESVIHLEIGEPDFDTPECIRKASCRALENGHTHYTHSLGIIELREAITEDYKKNYGVEVDPVNIVVTQGTSPAMLALFSALFNPGDKVITSDPCYACYDNFITFAGAEPVKVTVSEEDSFQYRVAAIRETLDANPEVKAILINSPANPTGTLLSPERMQAIADLAEEKGIWIISDEIYHGLVYGEQEHSILEFTDRAFVLNGFSKLYAMTGWRLGYIIAPPEFMRTLQIMCQNFFISANAMAQWGGVAALREAGNDVARMKETYNERRIYILDRLKGMGFNIKHDPTGAFYVLVNMRPLAERFGGSSLKLAYDILEKAKIGVTPGIDFGEGAEGYIRLSYANSIENIREGMDRLEAYVRERM; the protein is encoded by the coding sequence ATGAGCATTTCAAAACGCTGCAATGACATGACCCCGTTTCTGGTCATGGAAATACTGGAGACCGCACAGGCCATGGAGAGGGCCGGTGAATCCGTCATCCATCTGGAAATAGGCGAACCGGATTTCGACACACCGGAATGCATCCGGAAGGCATCCTGCCGCGCCCTTGAAAACGGGCACACGCACTATACACACTCGCTCGGCATCATCGAACTGCGCGAAGCCATCACCGAAGACTACAAAAAGAACTACGGCGTGGAAGTGGACCCGGTCAATATTGTGGTTACGCAGGGGACCAGTCCGGCCATGCTTGCGCTCTTTTCCGCCCTGTTCAATCCGGGCGACAAAGTGATCACGTCGGACCCGTGTTACGCCTGCTACGACAATTTCATCACCTTTGCCGGGGCCGAACCGGTCAAGGTCACGGTCAGCGAAGAGGACTCGTTCCAGTACCGCGTCGCCGCCATCCGTGAAACGCTTGATGCCAACCCCGAGGTCAAGGCCATCCTCATCAACTCCCCGGCCAACCCCACCGGAACCCTGCTATCGCCCGAACGAATGCAGGCCATCGCCGACCTTGCCGAGGAAAAAGGCATCTGGATCATCTCGGATGAAATCTACCACGGCCTTGTTTACGGAGAGCAGGAACATTCCATTCTCGAATTCACGGACCGGGCTTTCGTGCTCAACGGATTTTCCAAACTCTACGCCATGACAGGCTGGCGGCTGGGCTACATCATCGCCCCGCCCGAGTTCATGCGTACGCTTCAGATCATGTGCCAGAACTTCTTCATCTCGGCCAACGCCATGGCCCAATGGGGCGGCGTTGCCGCGCTCAGGGAAGCCGGAAACGACGTCGCGCGAATGAAGGAAACCTACAATGAGCGGCGCATCTACATACTCGACCGCCTCAAGGGCATGGGATTCAACATCAAACATGACCCGACCGGCGCGTTTTACGTACTCGTCAACATGCGGCCGCTTGCCGAACGATTCGGCGGGTCATCGCTGAAGCTCGCCTATGACATTCTGGAGAAGGCCAAGATCGGCGTCACCCCCGGTATCGACTTCGGCGAAGGAGCCGAAGGATACATCCGCCTTTCCTACGCCAACTCCATCGAGAACATCCGCGAGGGCATGGACCGTTTGGAAGCCTACGTGCGGGAACGAATGTAA
- a CDS encoding peptidylprolyl isomerase, with product MTAQKGSTVKVHYTGTLKEDGSQFDSSEGRDPLEFKLGEGMVIAGFEKAVIGKSVGDSVTVEIPPAEGYGDPNDQLVFQVRKEQLPPNVELEEGIMLEIRTEDGSPAYVRVTAFDDEMVTLDGNHPLAGQTLIFDIKVVELA from the coding sequence ATGACAGCTCAGAAAGGCAGCACTGTTAAAGTTCACTACACCGGCACCCTCAAGGAAGACGGCAGCCAGTTCGATTCAAGCGAAGGCCGCGATCCGTTGGAGTTCAAGCTGGGCGAAGGCATGGTCATCGCCGGTTTTGAAAAGGCCGTCATCGGCAAATCCGTCGGCGATTCCGTCACCGTCGAGATTCCGCCGGCAGAAGGCTACGGCGACCCCAACGATCAGCTCGTGTTCCAGGTCCGCAAGGAACAGCTGCCCCCGAACGTGGAACTGGAAGAAGGCATCATGCTCGAAATCCGCACCGAAGACGGCAGCCCCGCCTACGTCCGCGTCACCGCATTCGACGACGAAATGGTCACCCTCGACGGCAACCACCCGCTTGCAGGCCAGACCCTCATCTTTGACATCAAGGTCGTCGAACTTGCTTAA
- the trpS gene encoding tryptophan--tRNA ligase translates to MSDKKRIVSGMRPTGPLHLGHYYGVIANWIKLQEEYDCYFFVADWHALTSEYANPTKIKDFVPGLVKDWVAAGLDPEKCVIFQQSMVKEHAELHLLLSMTTPLGWLERCPTYKEQKTELVQKELNTYGFLGYPVLMATDILMYKPCAVPVGKDQLPHLELTREIARRFNHLNKTELLPEPEDMLTEESKLLGLDGRKMSKSYGNSIMLSEPMDELMPKLRGMKTDENRLRKNDPGDPKVCNLYPYHKLMTDPAKLPEIQEGCRNATWGCVDCKKLLMKSMEEFLTPLHERRAACTDERVQEILEAGNKKARIVAQQTMEEIREVMNFNF, encoded by the coding sequence ATGAGCGACAAAAAACGCATTGTCTCCGGCATGCGGCCTACCGGCCCTCTCCATCTCGGTCACTACTACGGCGTCATCGCCAACTGGATTAAACTCCAGGAAGAATACGACTGTTACTTTTTCGTGGCCGACTGGCACGCCCTGACCAGCGAATACGCCAACCCCACCAAGATCAAGGACTTCGTCCCCGGTCTGGTCAAGGACTGGGTCGCCGCCGGTCTGGACCCGGAAAAATGTGTCATTTTCCAGCAGTCCATGGTCAAGGAGCACGCCGAACTGCACCTGCTCCTCTCCATGACCACTCCGCTGGGCTGGCTGGAACGCTGCCCCACCTACAAGGAGCAGAAGACCGAGCTGGTTCAGAAAGAACTGAACACCTACGGCTTCCTCGGTTACCCAGTGCTCATGGCCACTGACATCCTCATGTACAAGCCGTGCGCCGTGCCGGTCGGAAAGGACCAGCTCCCGCACCTTGAACTCACCCGCGAGATCGCCCGCCGCTTCAACCATCTCAACAAGACCGAGCTGCTCCCGGAACCCGAGGACATGCTCACCGAGGAATCCAAACTCCTCGGCCTCGACGGTCGCAAGATGTCCAAGAGCTACGGCAACTCCATCATGCTGTCCGAACCCATGGACGAGCTGATGCCCAAGCTGCGCGGCATGAAGACCGACGAAAATCGCCTGCGTAAAAATGATCCGGGCGATCCGAAAGTCTGCAACCTTTATCCGTACCACAAGCTCATGACCGACCCGGCCAAGCTGCCCGAGATTCAGGAAGGCTGCCGCAACGCCACTTGGGGATGCGTGGACTGCAAGAAACTGCTCATGAAGTCCATGGAGGAATTCCTCACCCCGCTGCATGAACGCCGCGCGGCCTGCACTGACGAACGGGTTCAGGAAATCCTCGAAGCAGGCAACAAGAAAGCCCGCATCGTGGCCCAACAGACCATGGAAGAAATCCGCGAAGTCATGAACTTCAATTTCTAA
- a CDS encoding site-2 protease family protein, which translates to MFDFFSPEKLQQYAILAPGLLMALVCHEVAHGYVAYLLGDPTAKSQGRLTLNPIRHLDPIGTLAFFFVHFGWAKPVPVNPGYFKDPRKGMLLTALAGPGINFLLAAAFATVIHILISIEFTTGGMAEKIIVPLYLISQAAVFVNLILGVFNLIPIPPLDGSNVLAYFLPRQLAYKYMSLSRYGFIILIGIIIAGQYTGVSLVGRIILPTVQAMTRLLGLN; encoded by the coding sequence ATGTTTGATTTCTTTTCTCCCGAAAAACTTCAGCAGTACGCCATACTGGCTCCCGGCCTGCTCATGGCGCTCGTCTGCCATGAAGTCGCCCACGGCTATGTGGCCTACCTGCTCGGCGACCCGACCGCCAAATCACAGGGACGACTGACGCTCAACCCGATCAGGCACCTCGATCCCATCGGCACCCTTGCCTTCTTTTTCGTTCATTTCGGCTGGGCCAAGCCCGTGCCTGTCAATCCGGGCTACTTCAAAGACCCGCGAAAAGGGATGCTGCTCACCGCCCTTGCCGGACCGGGAATCAATTTTCTGCTTGCCGCCGCTTTTGCCACGGTCATCCATATCCTCATTTCCATTGAATTCACCACTGGCGGCATGGCCGAAAAAATCATCGTGCCGCTCTACCTGATCTCGCAGGCGGCGGTCTTCGTGAATCTCATCCTCGGCGTGTTCAACCTCATTCCGATCCCGCCGCTGGACGGCAGCAACGTTCTGGCATATTTTCTCCCGCGGCAACTCGCCTACAAGTACATGTCTCTGAGCCGATACGGCTTCATCATCCTCATAGGCATCATCATCGCAGGCCAGTATACCGGCGTGAGTCTCGTCGGACGAATCATACTTCCCACGGTTCAGGCCATGACACGACTGCTCGGCCTCAACTGA
- a CDS encoding HD domain-containing phosphohydrolase produces the protein MTKASYISISPGMLRPDTKSPFDTFLRRDRNYVLFNAGGGIFTEAKRQELVNNNIDNLYIDSTALNAYRDYLQDNIADVLTDEGIPLDERAEAWTGTALHLGKGVFEKNLPGPALKQRFQRFERLLKNSTQFLKSPRALKQLARFISKGYDDYRHGISTMVYTVSLMQEFDYNDGKVLACGMGALLHDIGKTSLPAETLVKAPNRLTDEERDTLHLHPMVGARICSHFNVSSTTSNAILFHHEREDGTGYPTRATGDQIPTHAKILRLCDVYDNLTRPQPWRKPFTPFEALKNIMEDEGLVNKDLLKKFIEMLARAEIV, from the coding sequence ATGACAAAAGCAAGCTATATTTCCATCTCCCCCGGCATGCTCCGACCGGACACGAAGAGCCCGTTCGACACGTTCCTGCGCCGGGACAGGAACTACGTTCTTTTCAACGCAGGCGGCGGCATCTTCACTGAAGCCAAACGGCAGGAACTGGTCAACAACAACATCGACAACCTGTATATTGATTCAACCGCACTCAACGCCTATCGCGACTACCTTCAGGACAACATCGCAGACGTCCTTACGGACGAAGGCATCCCGCTGGACGAGCGTGCCGAAGCATGGACAGGCACCGCACTGCATCTCGGCAAGGGCGTTTTCGAGAAGAACCTGCCCGGTCCGGCACTCAAGCAGCGCTTTCAACGCTTCGAACGACTCCTCAAGAATTCCACTCAGTTTCTCAAATCGCCCCGCGCGCTCAAACAACTCGCCCGGTTCATCAGCAAGGGGTATGACGACTACCGCCACGGCATCAGTACCATGGTCTACACGGTCAGCCTGATGCAGGAGTTCGACTACAATGACGGCAAGGTTCTGGCCTGCGGCATGGGCGCACTGCTGCACGACATCGGCAAGACCAGCCTGCCTGCGGAAACACTCGTCAAGGCCCCGAACCGGCTGACGGATGAAGAGCGGGACACCCTGCATCTGCACCCCATGGTCGGAGCGCGGATATGCTCGCACTTCAACGTTTCCTCGACCACATCCAACGCCATTCTTTTTCACCACGAACGCGAGGACGGGACAGGATACCCGACACGGGCGACGGGCGACCAAATTCCGACCCACGCCAAGATTCTCCGCCTGTGCGACGTTTATGACAATCTCACCCGTCCGCAGCCATGGCGCAAGCCGTTCACGCCCTTTGAGGCACTCAAGAATATCATGGAAGATGAAGGACTGGTAAACAAGGACCTGCTCAAGAAATTCATTGAAATGCTCGCTCGTGCTGAGATCGTATAA
- a CDS encoding response regulator, translating to MSQPTILVVDDEKHIRMLYREELEADGYTVATSDGEEDILDVISRETPTIVILDIKLGVNRSGLDLLQEIRAEDQQIPVILSTAYDSFQHDLKSIAADYYVVKSVDLTELKDKVRMALNKAAV from the coding sequence ATGAGCCAACCGACCATCCTCGTTGTTGACGACGAAAAACACATACGCATGCTCTACCGAGAAGAACTCGAAGCTGATGGATATACGGTCGCCACTTCGGATGGCGAAGAAGACATCCTCGACGTCATCTCCCGAGAAACGCCAACCATTGTCATACTGGACATCAAGCTTGGCGTGAACCGTTCGGGACTTGACCTGCTTCAGGAAATCCGGGCGGAAGACCAGCAGATTCCGGTCATTCTCTCCACGGCATACGATTCTTTCCAGCACGACCTGAAATCCATTGCAGCCGACTACTATGTCGTCAAATCCGTGGACCTCACGGAGCTCAAGGACAAGGTCAGAATGGCATTGAACAAGGCCGCCGTGTAG